A genomic segment from Streptomyces antibioticus encodes:
- the trxA gene encoding thioredoxin, whose amino-acid sequence MSSTVELTKENFDQTVTENDFVLIDFWAAWCGPCRQFAPVYEKAAEENPDLVFGKVDTEAQPELAAAFGIQSIPTLMIVRDRVAVFAQPGALPEAALTDVIGQARKLDMDEVRKSVEEQQAAQGE is encoded by the coding sequence ATGAGCAGCACCGTGGAGCTGACCAAGGAGAACTTCGACCAGACGGTCACGGAGAACGACTTCGTCCTGATCGACTTCTGGGCGGCCTGGTGCGGGCCGTGCCGGCAGTTCGCCCCGGTCTACGAGAAGGCGGCCGAGGAGAACCCGGACCTGGTGTTCGGCAAGGTGGACACCGAGGCGCAGCCGGAGCTGGCCGCCGCGTTCGGCATCCAGTCGATCCCGACGCTGATGATCGTCCGGGACCGGGTGGCGGTGTTCGCGCAGCCGGGCGCGCTGCCCGAGGCCGCCCTGACGGACGTCATCGGGCAGGCGCGCAAGCTGGACATGGACGAGGTCCGCAAGTCGGTCGAGGAGCAGCAGGCCGCCCAGGGCGAGTAG
- a CDS encoding benzaldehyde dehydrogenase, whose translation MPLLDPHTWQTSSSRPLTGSEYAVTEPATSERLGTVVLAAPEDVAPAAEAARAAQTEWARLPHFVRAGVLRKAGDLFAAHADELREWIVRESGSVPGKADFELHVAAQECYEAAALASRPPGQVLPSEAPRLSYTRRVPAGVVGVIAPFNAPLILSIRSVAPALALGNAVVLKPDPRTAVCGGLALAAVFAAAGLPEGLLHVLPGGAGTGAALVADPRVPVISFTGSTAAGRAVGEAAGRHLKRAHLELGGNSALIVLADADLDAVISTAAWGSFFHQGQICMTTGRHLVHDSLYEEYVERLAAKADSLAVGDPHRAQVHLGPLIDDGQLGKVHALVEASTSAGAKLAAGGTHESRFYRPTVLAGVDDRTPAYAEEVFGPVAPVRAFSTAEEAAALAAASPYGLSLGIVTRDAARGLDLAERIPTGIVHINDQTVNDEAVAPFGGVAASGTGSRFGGDANLDAFTDIRWTTVRGDVAPYPF comes from the coding sequence ATGCCCCTGCTCGACCCCCACACCTGGCAGACCTCGTCCTCCCGCCCCCTGACCGGATCCGAGTACGCCGTCACCGAGCCCGCCACGTCGGAGCGGCTCGGGACGGTCGTCCTCGCCGCCCCCGAGGACGTCGCCCCGGCCGCCGAGGCCGCCCGCGCCGCCCAGACCGAGTGGGCCCGCCTCCCGCACTTCGTCCGCGCCGGCGTGCTGCGCAAGGCGGGCGACCTGTTCGCCGCGCACGCCGACGAACTGCGCGAGTGGATCGTCCGCGAGTCCGGCTCCGTCCCCGGCAAGGCCGACTTCGAACTGCACGTCGCCGCCCAGGAGTGCTACGAGGCGGCCGCCCTCGCCTCCCGCCCGCCCGGCCAGGTGCTGCCCAGCGAGGCGCCCCGGCTGTCGTACACCCGGCGGGTCCCGGCCGGGGTCGTCGGCGTGATCGCGCCGTTCAACGCCCCGCTGATCCTCTCCATCCGCTCGGTCGCGCCCGCGCTGGCGCTCGGCAACGCGGTGGTCCTGAAGCCGGACCCGCGCACGGCCGTGTGCGGCGGCCTCGCCCTGGCCGCCGTGTTCGCCGCGGCCGGACTGCCCGAGGGGCTGCTGCACGTGCTGCCGGGCGGCGCCGGGACCGGCGCGGCCCTGGTCGCCGACCCGCGCGTGCCGGTGATCTCCTTCACCGGTTCCACCGCCGCCGGACGGGCCGTCGGCGAGGCCGCGGGCCGCCATCTCAAGCGCGCCCACCTCGAACTCGGCGGCAACTCCGCGCTGATCGTCCTGGCGGACGCCGACCTCGACGCGGTGATCTCCACCGCCGCCTGGGGCTCCTTCTTCCACCAGGGCCAGATCTGCATGACCACCGGCCGCCACCTGGTGCACGACTCCCTCTACGAGGAGTACGTCGAACGGCTCGCCGCCAAGGCCGACTCCCTGGCCGTCGGCGACCCGCACCGCGCGCAGGTGCACCTCGGCCCGCTCATCGACGACGGCCAGCTCGGCAAGGTGCACGCCCTGGTCGAGGCCAGCACCTCGGCGGGCGCGAAGCTCGCCGCGGGCGGCACCCACGAGAGCCGCTTCTACCGGCCGACCGTCCTCGCGGGCGTCGACGACCGCACCCCCGCCTACGCGGAGGAGGTCTTCGGCCCGGTGGCGCCGGTGCGCGCCTTCTCCACCGCCGAGGAGGCCGCCGCCCTGGCCGCGGCGAGCCCCTACGGGCTGTCCCTGGGCATCGTCACCCGCGACGCCGCCCGCGGTCTGGACCTCGCCGAACGCATCCCGACCGGCATCGTCCACATCAACGACCAGACGGTGAACGACGAGGCGGTGGCCCCCTTCGGCGGCGTCGCGGCCTCCGGCACCGGCTCCCGCTTCGGCGGCGACGCCAACCTCGACGCGTTCACCGACATCCGCTGGACGACCGTGCGCGGCGACGTGGCGCCGTACCCCTTCTAG
- a CDS encoding LacI family DNA-binding transcriptional regulator: MPYVMVQIPNPPAPTISPAPRSVPTSADVARLAGVSRATVSYVLNNTSAVRISEPTRRRVRDAAKELGYVPHAAARSLRAGHSRMVLMPAPPVPAGPLYSQFVHDFQGALSRLDYIVVQYGACGLRGDDAARAWAELRPVAVLVPGPGLGPEGVSVLKRSGARAVVTLSSERVEGTHALLMDHEGVGRSAAGHLYARGRRRIGVVVPEERGMDMFAGPRLAGAREAVRDTDATVTALPLAHTEDSAAALAARWPELGLDAVFAYNDEYAMLLMRALQDAGVRIPEDTAVIGADDLLLGRLLRPRLSTVRVALPSGRDLAGLVDRAVRNPGAAPEAHEPLAATVVHRDST; the protein is encoded by the coding sequence ATGCCGTACGTCATGGTGCAGATACCCAACCCACCCGCGCCGACGATCTCGCCGGCGCCGCGCTCCGTCCCCACGAGTGCCGACGTGGCCCGTCTGGCCGGCGTCTCCCGCGCGACCGTCTCCTACGTCCTGAACAACACCAGCGCCGTCCGGATCAGCGAACCCACCCGCCGCCGGGTCCGCGACGCCGCGAAGGAACTCGGGTACGTGCCGCACGCGGCCGCCCGCAGCCTGCGCGCCGGACACAGCCGGATGGTGCTGATGCCCGCCCCGCCCGTCCCCGCGGGCCCGCTCTACAGCCAGTTCGTCCACGACTTCCAGGGCGCCCTGAGCCGGCTCGACTACATCGTCGTCCAGTACGGCGCCTGCGGGCTGCGCGGGGACGACGCCGCGCGGGCCTGGGCCGAGCTGCGGCCGGTCGCGGTGCTGGTGCCCGGACCCGGCCTCGGCCCGGAGGGGGTGTCCGTCCTCAAACGCTCCGGCGCACGCGCCGTCGTCACCCTCAGCTCCGAGCGGGTCGAGGGCACCCACGCGCTCCTGATGGACCACGAGGGCGTCGGCCGCAGCGCCGCCGGACACCTGTACGCGCGCGGCCGGCGCCGGATCGGCGTCGTCGTCCCCGAGGAACGCGGCATGGACATGTTCGCCGGGCCCCGGCTCGCCGGTGCCCGTGAGGCCGTGCGCGACACCGACGCCACCGTCACCGCGCTGCCGCTGGCCCACACGGAGGACTCCGCGGCCGCGCTCGCCGCCCGCTGGCCGGAACTCGGACTGGACGCCGTGTTCGCCTACAACGACGAGTACGCCATGCTGCTGATGCGCGCCCTCCAGGACGCGGGTGTGCGGATCCCCGAGGACACGGCCGTGATCGGCGCCGACGACCTGCTCCTCGGCCGGCTGCTGCGGCCCCGGCTCAGCACGGTCCGGGTCGCGCTGCCCTCCGGACGCGACCTCGCCGGACTGGTCGACCGGGCGGTGCGCAACCCGGGCGCGGCGCCCGAGGCGCACGAACCGCTGGCGGCTACGGTGGTGCACCGCGACTCGACCTGA